A genomic region of Colletotrichum destructivum chromosome 1, complete sequence contains the following coding sequences:
- a CDS encoding Putative zn(2)Cys(6) fungal-type DNA-binding domain-containing protein — MDPPGQPDNKRPRLSSTNSWSSQHQQLPPLHHPAAPPPPPPSSSHPSTPHQAHTLPPHHPSQQQPASYNNYQPQPPYPPRSIEPHHPSHAAPQHHHTDDRRHHDQEPSYAPMQDHHRHLPSPAYPHYPSFPKNSDSGNVKREPHEETLTHPRRPHSAGGGASSSGLPSPPHSAPPDPSHQSYDDDSRRHNGPRQVPPTPGGYRGIFPPPPMGQSQAPPPPPPPPPPQHYEQPSQCQAPSIPIYQYSSATRRKATRASQACDSCRQLKAKCDETEPCKSCRGKGVECKYRDPIPKAIDKGQTDILEAIFEMKYALEGKFETQIDAQKRWMNKMENTLKMHNIKIEPEMQPADHSPIHQKSIVKPPSPVAAADADAATTPMLERYPPPALDVDMDEPQPMAMGETDLPQSMHNAEDPDEHLPPGEAVAPGKPSIPVNHTTRADMLLSWPGIKEMTQGILEREGVRYSQEYPIAQEEKRGVLRLYGRGEGSGQEQTPSTSATGSAAAAAAEAFGTVDAIDDNFSETGNSPSLGKAWGRVGGLSPPTIVGCTSGTLVGDGHPDFSEETVKSYVHSFEKHILSLHPILPLGDLRCQAQRFLDSLVQTKLSAPSVAKFVPPANLSETASKGKRSPADDQPNEPAPLPRKPGRPCRTIESALVLVILALGKICQHESKIPDLPRDTIEHVHNSQANRNGYPSSTGAQASPLSYSAHSRFSGLLSLKEQKNNLPSRRQSIHSSGVLKTGQSLRRNYDIIPGLEYFAYASDIMGNHMAGWTMKHAHTFIFAGLYYGQLGRVLESDAMFLNAARALNMIMRRDMNRFFKMGVYNPPKKKQDNLILLAFWSCLQLENDIIAELELPRSRCQDYEEQMPWPNMALMELDFSVRVRNSYIGQLYLRKTLNSIHTLLYDPKGQHVSVYDKMKKVQALEQQLRSMTWVSNDFRFKEEDPPATDLLDARLRAKYWGARVIIYRPFIRFILEVSEGLKQRVDDLRMLNKENVGAIGVFNPHDASALVGHGSHDIRGHDELDPEVKSWAERGINALIQSTRAFHGVDSKRLLVTNIFGTAHAQWGNLLILAAAYKDPYLHHFIERTQLQELFRKTIDMLNRHAQPSSALTIDMHILQHIGKELFNELGQNDGPNAASAGSSP; from the exons ATGGATCCTCCGGGGCAGCCTGATAACAAACGCCCCCGTCTGTCGAGTACCAACTCGTGGTCATCGCAGCATCAACAACTACCACCACTTCACcacccggcggcgccgccgccgcctcctccgtcctcctcgcATCCGTCGACCCCGCACCAGGCCCATACTCTGCCGCCTCATCATCCCtcacagcagcagcccgcGTCGTATAACAACTaccagccgcagccgccctATCCTCCTCGTTCCATCGAACCTCACCACCCTTCTCACGCGGCGCCCCAACATCACCACACCGACGACCGACGACACCATGACCAAGAGCCTTCCTATGCGCCGATGCAGGATCACCACCGACACCTGCCCTCGCCTGCTTACCCTCACTACCCCTCCTTCCCTAAAAATAGTGACTCCGGCAACGTGAAGAGGGAGCCGCACGAAGAGACTCTCACCCATCCGCGACGCCCGCACtcggctggcggcggcgcctcgtCAAGCGGCCTACCTTCCCCGCCGCACTCGGCGCCGCCTGACCCTTCTCACCAATcctacgacgacgactcgaGACGACACAATGGGCCTCGGCAGGTGCCTCCTACGCCGGGGGGCTACCGAGGCAtcttcccccctccgcccATGGGCCAGTCCCaggcgccgcccccgccgccgcctcctcctcctccccagcaCTACGAGCAACCGTCTCAGTGCCAGGCTCCTTCAATACCCATCTATCAATACTCATCCGCCACGAGGCGTAAGGCGACACGAGCCTCCCAG GCTTGCGATAGTTGTCGACAGCTTAAGGCGAAATGTGATGAAACCGAGCCTTGCAAAAGTTGCAGAGGAAAAGGTGTCGAGTGTAAATACCGCGACCCCATTCCAAAGGC GATCGACAAGGGACAGACCGacatcctcgaggccatcttTGAGATGAAATACGCCCTGGAGGGCAAGTTCGAGACCCAGATCGATGCCCAGAAGCGGTGGATGAATAAGATGGAAAACACGCTCAAGATGCACAACATCAAGATCGAACCCGAGATGCAGCCGGCAGACCACTCGCCTATCCATCAGAAGTCCATCGTAAagccgccatcgccggtcgccgccgctgacgcCGACGCTGCCACGACGCCCATGCTCGAGAGATATCCCCCGCCCGCGCTCGATGTGGATATGGACGAGCCGCAGCCCATGGCCATGGGCGAGACGGACCTGCCCCAGTCGATGCACAATGCCGAGGACCCCGATGAACATTTGCCGCCAGGAGAAGCCGTGGCACCGGGCAAGCCGTCCATCCCCGTCAATCACACCACCCGAGCCGACATGCTTCTGTCGTGGCCGGGCATCAAGGAGATGACCCAGGGCATCttggagagggagggcgtCAGGTATTCCCAGGAGTATCCCATCgcgcaggaggagaagcgtgGAGTCTTGCGCCTGtacggccgaggcgagggcAGCGGCCAGGAACAGACCCCCAGTACTAGTGCTACGGGCTCTgctgcagccgccgccgccgaggcgtTTGGCACCGTCGACGCTATCGACGACAACTTCTCCGAGACGGGTAACTCGCCCTCGCTGGGGAAGGCCTGGGGTCGGGTCGGAGGACTCAGCCCGCCCACGATCGTCGGATGCACCAGCGgcaccctcgtcggcgacggccatccAGACTTCTCCGAAGAGACGGTCAAGTCGTACGTGCACAGCTTCGAGAAGCACATTCTCAGCCTGCACCCCATCCTGCCTCTCGGCGACCTGAGGTGCCAGGCCCAGCGCTTCTTGGACAGTCTCGTGCAGACGAAGCTTTCCGCTCCTAGCGTCGCCAAGTTCGTGCCGCCGGCAAACCTCTCGGAAACGGCAAGCAAGGGGAAGCGCTCACCCGCAGACGACCAGCCCAACGAGCCTGCCCCGCTGCCTAGGAAGCCCGGCCGGCCGTGCAGGACCATCGAGAGCGCCCTCGTCTTGGTCATactcgccctcggcaagaTCTGCCAGCACGAATCCAAAATCCCCGACCTGCCTCGAGACACCATCGAGCACGTCCACAACTCGCAGGCCAACCGGAACGGCTACCCGTCCTCCACCGGCGCGCAGGCATCGCCCCTTTCCTACTCGGCGCACTCGCGCTTCTCGGGGCTGCTTTCCCTCAAGGAACAGAAAAACAACCTGCCAAGCCGCCGGCAATCCATACATAGCAGCGGCGTCCTCAAGACGGGTCAGTCCCTGAGACGTAACTACGACATCATCCCGGGGCTGGAGTACTTTGCCTACGCTTCCGACATCATGGGCAACCATATGGCCGGATGGACCATGAAGCACGCGCACACCTTTATCTTTGCCGGTCTGTACTACGGCCAGCTGGGCCGGGTTTTGGAGAGCGACGCCATGTTCCTTAACGCCGCCCGAGCACTGAACATGATAATGCGCCG TGACATGAACCGCTTCTTCAAGATGGGGGTGTACAACCCCCCGAAAAAGAAGCAAGACAACCTTATTCTCCTCGCGTTCTGGAGCTGCCTGCAGTTGGAAAA CGATATCATTGCGGAACTTGAACTCCCACGGTCAAGGTGTCAGGACTATGAAGAACAGATGCCCTGGCCCAACATGGCGCTCATGGAACTCGACTTCTCGGTCCGCGTCCGCAACTCTTACATCGGGCAGCTGTACCTGCGCAAGACGCTCAACTCCATCCACACGTTGCTGTACGATCCCAAAGGACAACATGTATCGGTGTACGATAAGATGAAAAAGGTCCAGGCCCTGGAACAGCAACTGCGAAGTATGACGTGGGTTTCAAATGATTTTAGGTTCAAAGAGGAAGACCCCCCAGCAACCGACCTGCTTGACGCGAGACTGCGCGCCAAGTACTGGGGCGCCCGGGTCATCATCTACCGGCCCTTCATCAGGTTCATCCTGGAGGTCTCGGAGGGGCTCAAGCAACGAGTCGACGACTTGCGCATGCTGAACAAGGAGAACGTCGGCGCCATTGGTGTTTTTAACCCGCACGATGCCTCCGCGCTCGTGGGTCACGGCTCTCACGACATCCGCGGacacgacgagctcgacccGGAAGTAAAGTCGTGGGCCGAGAGAGGTATCAATGCTCTTATCCAGAGCACCCGGGCGTtccacggcgtcgacagCAAGCGGCTCCTTGTGACCAACATCTTTGGCACAGCACATGC GCAATGGGGCAAcctcttgatcttggccgcCGCTTACAAAGACCCTTACCTCCACCACTTCATAGAACGGACGCAGCTTCAGGAACTCTTCAGGAAGACCATCGACATGCTCAACAGGCACGCCCAGCCCTCCAGCGCGCTGACTATCGACATGCACATCCTGCAGCACATTGGGAAGGAGCTCTTCAACGAGCTCGGCCAGAATGACGGGCCcaacgccgcctccgctGGCAGTTCACCATAG
- a CDS encoding Putative tetratricopeptide-like helical domain superfamily, with protein sequence MCRRRSFLLCFYIIKEIRDVVPSLEEGQISEKLKKFLQIGRSWNDVIHSLAEIVSDSADDHIGLLAWVSSYTAIHTKSREATPAVKLFLEAKMPILSPAGTGTTDVGPAATSAPEPTLSGNDVNILSTLSSFFAPEKEIPLDMLHRGATPRNRWSKKGDIQARDSNVDSEVAAFLKDRNRVARALEKLCQSGEAAKPPVAHMVPEWYTISQSLRERTLAKLDGEQRKFWKEQALLVAYYALPWKNIEASLTAMLPHVRFVLAANDPFAEDATTSDTAKALPPDIKEDLIMTLTEAIRLPGMSWKRFAIDRAEDLCFGDENLYATIRVRERRSLVSRLSGKPVQALDHLNQRQTDIDDQRIHAARGFVAIDCSLNKLQVEQLREAKRILDDWMPLNPKPNLMDQVVRFRKYSLLGKIQRYQGNFPEALRHLDVALNIVDRYKSHGSGLNFEEDIHDLACTYADTLREHGLFDEAEKHLRPMIASTSVAPRSRFVLEASLAECLFAKGHYEARKASGKVTHEARNALEKSRKLCVLLQSQSLLKFERLRTLLTLAKICFVEDKYSEAEDYFSKSFTTMNTFGRTNGYATMAIIKSMIHTVGSRASPEDDGELERQSIEQSYEKLKILEEEAEEGGIQYWVPGLRDWEDSLMRLPPVRSRI encoded by the exons ATGTGCCGACGGCGCTCGTTTCTACTTTGCTT TTACATTATAAAGGAGATTCGAGATGTCGTGCCAAGTCTGGAAGAGGGGCAAATATCGGAGAAGCTTAAAAAGTTCCTTCAAATCGGCCGGTCCTGGAATGACGTTATCCATTCGCTTGCCGAAATCGTTAGCGACTCTGCCGACGACCACATCGGTCTTTTGGCCTGGGTGTCATCGTACACTGC CATTCACACCAAGTCCCGTGAAGCGACGCCGGCGGTGAAGTTGTTCTTGGAGGCGAAAATGC CAATCCTCTCCCCGGCCGGCACAGGTACGACTGATGTAGGGCCAGCGGCAACTTCGGCCCCTGAACCAACATTATCGGGCAACGACGTGAATATTCTATCAACGTTATCGTCGTTTTTCGCACCAGAAAAGGAAATCCCCCTGGACATGCTTCATCGCGGCGCAACTCCCCGCAATCGTTGGAGTAAAAAGGGCGACATACAAGCAAGGGATAGCAACGTCGACTCAGAGGTAGCGGCCTTCCTGAAAGACAGAAACAGAGTCGCTCgcgccctcgagaagctATGCCAGTCAGGCGAGGCAGCGAAGCCCCCTGTAGCACACATGGTACCTGAGTGGTACACGATCAGCCAGAGCCTGAGGGAACGAACCCTAGCCAaactcgacggcgagcaaCGGAAGTTCTGGAAAGAACAGGCCTTATTGGTAGCATACTACGCGTTGCCTTGGAAGAACATCGAGGCTAG CCTCACTGCGATGCTGCCCCATGTCCGATTCGTACTGGCCGCGAACGATCCGTTTGCCGAAGATGCGACGACCAGTGATACCGCGAAGGCGCTGCCTCCTGATATTAAGGAGGATTTGATCATGACCCTCACTGAGGCTATCCGACTGCCTGGTATGTCATGGAAGCGCTTTGCCATCGATCGAGCAGAGGATCTCTGCTTTGGCGACGAGAATCTGTACGCCACGATTCGCGTCCGCGAACGTAGAAGCCTTGTTTCTAGGCTCTCAGGAAAACCCGTCCAAGCCCTCGATCATCTGAACCAGAGGCAGaccgacatcgacgaccaGCGGATCCATGCGGCAAGAGGCTTTGTAGCTATTGATTGCTCTTTAAACAAATTGCAGGTTGAACAGCTCCGAGAGGCCAAGCGGATTCTGGACGACTGGATGCCTCTCAACCCAAAACCCAACTTGATGGACCAGGTCGTTAGGTTTCGCAAGTATAGCCTTCTCGGCAAGATCCAGCGATATCAAGGCAATTTCCCCGAAGCTTTACGCCACCTTGACGTCGCTCTCAACATCGTTGACCGATACAAGTCTCATGGCAGCGGTCTTAACTTCGAAGAAGATATCCACGATTTGGCCTGTACCTACGCCGATACCCTTCGGGAACATGGATTGTTTGATGAGGCCGAGAAACATTTACGGCCGATGATCGCCAGTACTTCCGTGGCGCCTCGATCTCGATTTGTTTTGGAAGCATCATTAGCGGAATGTCTGTTTGCTAAAGGCCATTACGAAGCGCGCAAAGCTTCGGGGAAGGTTACACATGAAGCGCGTAACGCCCTCGAGAAGAGCCGCAAGCTTTGTGTACTCCTGCAGTCTCAGTCTCTTCTGAAATTCGAACGACTTCGCACACTCCTGACACTGGCGAAGATATGTTTTGTTGAAGATAAATATAGCGAGGCGGAAGATTACTTCTCTAAGTCTTTCACGACGATGAATACGTTCGGCAGGACAAATGGGTATGCCACAATGGCCATAATCAAATCGATGATTCACACTGTGGGCAGCCGGGCGTCTCCTGAAGATGATGGGGAACTTGAGCGGCAGTCTATTGAGCAGTCTTATGAGAAGTTAAAGATACTTGAGgaggaagcagaggaagGTGGCATACAATACTGGGTCCCTGGATTAAGAGATTGGGAGGACTCATTGATGCGTCTTCCCCCTGTCCGTAGTCGCATTTAG
- a CDS encoding Putative tetratricopeptide-like helical domain superfamily, DNA/RNA-binding domain, Est1-type has product MIKEPETRPISQEQLVAEVKGIYAGLVMVESKCIEVDNSQISNIDTNPKLNNEQWQALIALHRTLLHEHHDFFLASQHPSASPALRQLASKYAMPARMWRHGIHSFLELLRHWLPASLEHMLAFIYLAYSMMALLYETVPTFKDTWIECLGDLGRYRMAIEDDDLMDREVWTSVSRHWYSEASDNAPTTGRRYHNLAILARPNGLQQLFYYSKSLCVPVPFLSAHESIMTLFDPHLNGSPTRLQEIDAAFVRAHGILFSGKDKDKNQLTKSVNEFVSNLDNHITRNTKRWLDSGYYIGIALGCAILEYGSESSSITKAMKTGRVDEADVQMDDNETCAASQRQLDALEFAFRTHDVVFRRFGDPNVSPYVHVTLSFLRHLSHFSTAMGRIEEKVPWKLISRMLNSLMAKCPSVDKIESEEFPRQDKEIPRPLSEDFAQRGLLWVDKYYPDDWFTTAEFDDDEKYFEVASMTPERHERCLWLGCRLASSGKWLIYDRATRKFGVPARFEMDIGEITLQQSEGGEDGDVIIPDAPAATTTSS; this is encoded by the exons ATGATCAAGGAACCCGAGACACGACCCATCAGCCAAGAACAGCTTGTTGCTGAAGTCAAAGGCATCTACGCAGGGCTCGTCATGGTCGAATCCAAGTGTATCGAGGTGGATAATTCGCAAATCTCCAACATAGACACTAACCCTAAACTTAACAACGAACAATGGCAGGCGTTAATCGCCTTACATCGGACGCTGCTTCATGAACATCATGACTTCTTCCTGGCGTCACAACATCCCTCTGCGAGCCCAGCCTTGCGGCAGTTAGCAAGCAAGTATGCGATGCCAGCCAGGATGTGGCGTCATGGAATACACTCGTTTTTAGAACTGCTTCGACACTGGTTGCCAGCATCGCTTGAACATATGCTTGCGTTCATATATTTGGCTTATTCGATGATGGCACTGCTATACGAAACCGTCCCTACTTTTAAGGACACTTGGATCGAGTGTCTGGGTGATCTTGGACGTTACAG GATGGCGATAGAAGATGACGACCTCATGGACCGCGAGGTGTGGACATCCGTGAGCCGTCACTGGTACTCCGAGGCGAGTGATAATGCTCCCACCACTGGTCGGCGATACCATAATCTTGCGATTCTTGCGCGTCCAAAcggcctgcagcagctgtTTTACTACTCCAAGTCGCTTTGTGTGCCCGTGCCGTTTCTCTCGGCACACGAGTCTATCATGACGCTCTTCGACCCGCATCTAAATGGATCTCCGACGAGGTTGCAAGAGATCGACGCCGCCTTCGTCCGCGCCCACGGCATTCTTTTCTCTGGTAAGGATAAGGACAAGAACCAGTTGACGAAGTCTGTGAACGAGTTTGTCAGCAACCTGGACAACCACATTACGCGCAACACGAAGCGCTGGCTGGACAGCGGCTACTACATCGGCATCGCACTTGGATGCGCCATTCTTGAGTACGGCAGCGAGTCGAGCTCTATTACGAAAGCTATGAAGACGGGCCGCGTagacgaggccgatgtcCAGATGGACGACAACGAGACTTGCGCCGCGAGCCAAAggcagctcgacgccctcgaaTTTGCCTTCCGAACccacgacgtcgtcttccGACGCTTTGGCGATCCAAACGTTAGCCCCTATGTGCATGTCACCCTCTCCTTCCTCCGCCACCTCTCACACTTCTCGACTGCAATGGGGCGCATTGAAGAGAAAGTTCCATGGAAGCTTATCTCACGCATGTTGAACTCGCTCATGGCAAAGTGCCCGTCGGTAGACAAGATCGAGTCGGAAGAGTTCCCGAGGCAGGACAAGGAGATTCCTCGTCCGTTGTCTGAGGACTTCGCGCAGCGGGGCTTGTTGTGGGTTGATAAGTACTACCCGGACGACTGGTTTACgacggccgagttcgacgacgacgagaagtACTTTGAAGTCGCCTCCATGACCCCAGAGCGCCACGAGCGATGCCTTTGGCTGGGTTGCCGACTCGCCTCGTCCGGCAAGTGGCTGATCTACGAccgggcgacgaggaaatTCGGTGTGCCGGCGCGATTCGAGATGGACATAGGCGAGATTACTTTGCAGCAgagcgagggaggggaggatggCGACGTGATCATTCCAGATGCGCCTGCTGCTACCACTACTAGCAGTTGA
- a CDS encoding Putative ankyrin repeat-containing domain superfamily has protein sequence MDYITSLPPEIIQMIIEKLDNKKDLRHFAAAHRVFCAASLSMRRLYTRDMYDWILKVIWKGDPVRGEVDAEAIERVRHALRPSMPRTETEYLFPITTIIPRLPDTDGDNEFPREEYQFTLLHIAAWLGFIDLARALLQSGADINAMVLNDIHDMDYVEHTPVFLAAANCQWEMVKLLGEKKAHIGRSLLWMNIYNCWLDYRLVSWLFDRTVLRIASCGCVPTCRLAEGPGAIQPACARTARYVGQICAPAIPSYPLICPGRICPVPQAGSHDSNNNTSLTTEGAWEHQ, from the coding sequence ATGGATTACATCACATCTTTACCCCCGGAAATTATTCAAATGATCATCGAGAAGTTGGATAATAAAAAGGATCTTCGGCATTTCGCGGCCGCTCATCGGGTTTTCTGCGCTGCGAGCCTCAGTATGCGACGCCTCTATACCCGGGACATGTACGACTGGATTCTCAAAGTCATCTGGAAAGGAGATCCAGTCAGAGGTGAGGTCGACGCTGAGGCAATCGAGCGCGTCCGTCATGCCCTCCGACCTTCTATGCCTCGAACGGAAACAGAATACCTATTCCCAATCACAACGATTATACCACGACTACCGGACACAGATGGGGACAACGAGTTTCCACGCGAAGAATATCAATTCACACTCCTCCATATTGCGGCTTGGTTGGGCTTTATTGATCTAGCCCGGGCACTTCTACAGAGCGGTGCCGATATCAACGCCATGGTCCTCAATGATATACACGACATGGACTACGTGGAACACACACCGGTTTTCCTAGCCGCTGCAAATTGCCAATGGGAGATGGTAAAGCTCCTCGGAGAAAAAAAGGCTCATATTGGACGAAGCTTACTCTGGATGAATATTTATAATTGTTGGTTGGACTACAGGTTGGTTAGTTGGTTGTTCGATCGAACGGTGTTGCGAATAGCTTCTTGTGGATGTGTTCCTACGTGTAGGCTGGCCGAAGGGCCAGGGGCCATCCAGCCAGCCTGCGCGCGCACTGCCCGTTATGTGGGGCAGATCTGCGCGCCGGCCATACCTTCGTACCCATTGATTTGCCCAGGCCGGATTTGTCCCGTGCCTCAGGCTGGCAGCCACGATTCCAACAACAATACCTCCTTGACAACCGAGGGGGCGTGGGAGCATCAGTAG